A window of Garra rufa chromosome 16, GarRuf1.0, whole genome shotgun sequence contains these coding sequences:
- the LOC141288306 gene encoding cathepsin F-like, translating to MYLNRGYTVIACCVLVGLVLGLEDGPDRPVIGAPGSPVRLSESDPGVMKAVKFAEERYNMGSNAMHVRRVSKILSASKQLVKGVRYSIMTEIGNTQCKKSLKLSTVDTCVFFPEPHKQKTEVCLFEVWDIPWENKSTLLKQKCQPAVSKELKKVAAVPLTHSKPMKETVELLTQFKNFMITYNRTYNSQEEAEKRLHIFQENMKTAQTLQSLEQGSAEYGVTKFSDLTEDEFRMMYLNPMLSQWSLKKEMKPATPASKAAPDSWDWREHGAVSPVKNQGMCGSCWAFSVTGNIEGQWFKKTGQLLSLSEQELVDCDKLDQACGGGLPSNAYEAIEKLGGLETETDYNYIGQKQRCDFSTGKVAAYINSSVELPNDENAIAAWLSENGPVSAALNAFAMQFYRKGVSHPLKIFCNPWMIDHAVLLVGYGQRNGIPFWAIKNSWGEDYGEQGYYYLYKGSKLCGINKMCSSAIVN from the exons ATGTACTTAAACCGCGGTTACACCGTCATTGCCTGCTGCGTCCTGGTCGGGTTGGTTCTGGGTTTAGAAGATGGCCCGGATCGTCCGGTTATCGGAGCTCCGGGATCTCCGGTCCGTCTGTCGGAGTCAGACCCGGGCGTTATGAAAGCAGTCAAATTTGCAGAAGAACGATATAATATGGGCTCCAACGCGATGCATGTCCGCCGTGTTAGCAAAATTCTTTCGGCCAGCAAACAG CTGGTAAAAGGTGTTCGGTACAGTATTATGACTGAGATTGGAAACACTCAGTGTAAGAAATCCCTCAAGCTGAGCACTGTGGACACCTGTGTCTTTTTCCCAGAGCCTCACAAACAGAAG ACGGaggtttgtttgtttgaggtttGGGACATTCCCTGGGAAAATAAATCCACCCTACTTAAACAAAAATGCCAGCCTGCGG TTTCCAAGGAGCTCAAAAAGGTTGCGGCTGTGCCCCTAACCCACAGCAAACCAATGAAG GAGACTGTGGAGCTTTTGACTCAGTTTAAAAACTTCATGATCACATACAATCGAACATACAACTCCCAAGAAG AGGCAGAGAAGCGTTTGCACATTTTCCAGGAGAATATGAAAACGGCACAAACACTACAATCCCTCGAACAAGGGTCAGCTGAGTACGGAGTTACCAAGTTCAGTGACCTTACAG AGGATGAGTTCAGAATGATGTACCTGAACCCAATGCTGAGTCAGTGGAGCTTGAAGAAGGAGATGAAACCAGCGACTCCAGCTAGTAAGGCTGCTCCTGACAGCTGGGACTGGAGGGAGCATGGGGCGGTCAGTCCTGTGAAGAATCAG GGCATGTGTGGCTCCTGTTGGGCATTTTCCGTGACTGGAAACATTGAGGGACAGTGGTTCAAGAAAACCGGACAGCTTCTTTCTCTCTCTGAGCAGG AATTGGTGGACTGTGATAAACTGGACCAAGCATGTGGAGGTGGACTGCCGTCTAATGCTTACGAAGCCATTGAGAAGCTTG GAGGTCTTGAGACAGAAACGGACTACAACTACATAGGACAAAAGCAGAGATGTGATTTCTCTACTGGGAAGGTGGCCGCCTACATTAACAGCTCTGTTGAGCTGCCCAATGATGAAAACG CGATTGCTGCTTGGCTGTCTGAGAATGGTCCGGTGTCTGCTGCCCTCAATGCTTTCGCCATGCAG TTTTACAGAAAGGGAGTGTCTCATCCCCTAAAGATCTTCTGCAACCCCTGGATGATCGATCATGCTGTGCTGCTTGTGGGATACGGACAAC